From Candidatus Omnitrophota bacterium:
TCCGTTAGCGAACTGAGCGCCGCGCTGGGCGATAAACTATACGCCTACTGCGGCATTCCCGCCTGCCTTTTCGCCGCCAACCGCCCCGACGAAGAAATTCTCGCCTGGGCGGAAACGATCGAACGCGAAAGTCGCGGGCGCATGATTCTCAATGTGGGAGATATCCTCTCGCCGGAAGGAAACATCGAGCAGGTAATTCGCGTGGGGGAGTGGGTTGGATAGATGATAAGTAAAACCTACAAAAAAGGGACAATCCCACTACGGAACCGCCCCTCATTAAATTAACCGCACTTAAGTATTTTTATGCCGGATTCCTTGTTTTGTCGCAGCATTGCTTATATTTTTTCCCGCTTCCACATGGACATTTTGAGTTTCTTCCTAGTTTGGGAGGTAATTTAATAGGCGTTTCTTTATAAGGATTTTTTACGAAATCGATGGTTTCTAGGGAAGGCATCCGAAACGAAAAAACCGTTTTCCCGTTTTTATTAGTGATGGCGAAATCTCCCATTACAATCACATCCATTCCAATCAAAACATCAACGGAATCAGTTAAAATTCCTTCAGTGACAATAACTTCAGGAACTCCAACCTTGTTTGGCAAGCCAATATTTACGATATATTTATTCGATATATTTTCCCCTGATGCAGTGCATACTCTGGCGACGCCAATTGGTTTTAGTTTTAATTTTTCTACAACAACATTAGTGATAAGGCTTTTTGTGGCTCCCGTATCCCAAATAGCCCAAAATTCAACTCCAGGATAATCTTCTATCCTTAATCCTGGTTTACTTGGATCAAAAGCAGGATGTATCACAACTTTGCTTTTAATTACATTAGCAATATTTTCGTACGTTTGTGTAAATGAGAATTGTTTTATAGGCATTTATGCGAAAGCCACCCTAGAATGATAGACTTGGGTATAAGATTCCGAACCTGGTTCGCATTTTTGCACTAGAAAAGTCCCCAACTCGGTCGTTTTCGTGGTTTCGCGAAGCGCTTCAATCTCGGAATTATATGCGCCTAGCACTTCTTCGCCCTTAATCACGACGAACTTTCCGTTATATTGCTTCACCAATTCATCCTGATGCTGCAAATAATATTCGAACTCTTTTTCAAGAGGTTTCATGGTTTTCTCTGCCGTTTCTCTTAATCTCTTCAACCCAATTATCGGCATCGCATTTCAACTCTATAAAATATTATCAATAGATCCACTTCTTTGTCAACGGAGAATATTCGGTAAGCCCACCATATCCACTTATTCCACCACCATTGCCAATAAATCCGAATCTGCCACCGATTTTTCATAAATTACGGACGCCCTAACCCGTATTCCAGCTTTCCCATCTCCGCCTCCAAAAATCCAATCCCTCAATTATCCCCTCAATTTAAGAGAATAGAAGGGAATTATAGGGAATAGGAGGTTAAACCGTCTAAGGAAGTTGAAAACAAAATCGCAATTTTTCAAGTGAAGATTTATAAAGGGTTAAAACAATAAAAAGGCGGGAAAACAGAGGTTAAAGAATCATGGGCCCACTAGGACTCGAACCTAGGACCGACCGGTTATGAGCCGGTAGCTCTAACCAACTGAGCTATGGGCCCGCGTTTATTACTCTATGTCAACTTCCGTCTCCGTCAAGACATCGCGATCTGCGGGCAGGCATTTTATCGTCATGCCGCCTCGCCATAAATGCTTCTATTCTCTTGGATCGACGCAAACAAACAAAAAGGCGCGAAAAAACGTAAAATGCTCACCGCAAACCCTTTGCGGCATCGGCGCTGTCGCCTATCATTACAGAAAGCCGAATTTCCGAATTCAATCGTCCTTGATCGCATTCCTTTTAGGATAATCCGCTTCCCGTTGGATTGTCAAACAGGTTGAAGCGTAATGGTTTCGCGGCGGCGATTTAAACTCCGCCCAAAGAGTCCAATGTTATATTTAGGATTAGGTTTTCTTATGAGCAATTCCCAATTACTCATCGTCGGCTCCGTGGGTTTCGATACCGTCCGTACGCCTTACGCAAGCGGCGAACGCATTTTGGGCGGCACGGCGGTTTATGCTTCCTGTTCCGCCAGCCATTTCGCGAAATCCGCCATCGTCGGCGTTGTAGGCGACGATTTTCCGCTTGAACACGAAAAATTGCTCGAATCCAAATCGGTCGATTTAACATGTTTGGAGCGGCGTCCCGGCGCCACTTTCCATTGGAAGGGCTATTACGAGGGCGATATGAACCAGGCTATTACCGAAGACACCCAACTCGGCGTCTTTGGCGATTTTTCGCCCAAAATTCCCGATTCCCATCGTAACATTCCTTTTCTCTTCTTGGG
This genomic window contains:
- a CDS encoding aspartyl protease family protein, coding for MPIKQFSFTQTYENIANVIKSKVVIHPAFDPSKPGLRIEDYPGVEFWAIWDTGATKSLITNVVVEKLKLKPIGVARVCTASGENISNKYIVNIGLPNKVGVPEVIVTEGILTDSVDVLIGMDVIVMGDFAITNKNGKTVFSFRMPSLETIDFVKNPYKETPIKLPPKLGRNSKCPCGSGKKYKQCCDKTRNPA